In the Vulpes vulpes isolate BD-2025 chromosome 12, VulVul3, whole genome shotgun sequence genome, accactgcgccacccagggatccccctgcgaATGATCTTAAAGAGCTTCCCTCTCCCACCATGGGGAGAATCTGCAGAAGGCAGATCCCTCCCCTTCTTGCCAGAAATGCCCCCATGTATGATCCAGGGAGGCCTGGCTAATTCTGTGATCCTAGATAGTTCCCTGACCCTGTGTTGGTTGTTCCTCCACCAGAAAAATGGGGATGCATgccatctgtccctccccattcGGAGTCCTGAATAATTTTGGCAAAAACTGGTGCTCATGAGAAAGAGTGGGTTAGACACAGACAGATGGTCCCGGTAAGGGTCAAGCCTTTATGCCCCAGACCTTACATCCGGTAATATAACCTTCCCAAGGTATACAACTCCTCCTTCTGCTGCAGCAAAGGGAAATACTATGGAATGAGAAAGCTCCGTTCTACTTCTCTGTTCCCCTTCCAGAATCAGGCAGTCCAAGTTCAGATGAACTTCGTCGAGTGGTCCCACTGCCCACTCTTTCCATAACTGGGGCTGATGCCCCAGAACCCTCAGGAAAAGAGCCAAGCCTacccccgccgccgccctggGAGCCACGCAGATCATAGGAGCCCCAAGGCCATCGCCGCCGCAGCTATGTACACCTTCTTGCCTGATAACTTCTCGCCTGCCAAGCCCAAGCCCTCCAAAGAGCTGAAACCTCTACTAGGCTCCGCGGTACTAgggttgctgctggtgttggccGCAGTGGTGGCCTGGTGCTACTACAGCGCCTCTCTACGCAAAGCAGAACGCTTGCGCACGGAGCTTCTGGACCTCAACCGAGGCGGCTTCTCCATCCGCAACCAGAAGGGCGAGCAGGTCTTCCGCCTGGCCTTCCGCTCAGGTGCACTGGACCTCGACTCCTGCAGCCGAGAGGGCGCTCTCCTCGGTTGTTCTCGCACAGCCGATGGGCGCCCCCTGCACTTCTTCATCCAGACCGTGAGGCCCAAGGATACGGTCATGTGCTACCGCGTGCGCTGGGAGGAGGCGGCCCCGGGGCGCGCGGTGGAACACGCTATGTTCCTGGGCGATGCAGCGGCGCACTGGTACGGCGGTGCTGAGATGAGGACCCAGCACTGGCCCATCCGCCTGGATGGCCAGCAGGAGCCGCAGCCCTTCGTCACCAGCGATGTCTACTCCTCCGACGCCGCATTCGGAGGCATCCTCGAGCGCTACTGGCTGTCGTCGCGTGCGGCTGCCATCAAGGTCAACGACTCAGTGCCCTTCCACCTGGGCTGGAACAGCACCGAGCGCTCGCTGCGGTTGCAGGCACGCTACCACAACACGCCCTACAAGCCTCCTGCGGGCGGCTCTGCCGCACCAGAGCTCAGCTACCGTGTGTGTGTCGGCTCTGATGTCACTTCCATCCATAAATACATGGTCCGGCGCTATTTCAACAAGCCCTCGAGGGTGCCAGCACCCGAGGCCTTCCGGGACCCCATCTGGTCCACGTGGGTGCTGTATGGGCGTGCCGTGGACCAGGACAAAGTGCAGCGTTTCGCCCAGCAGATCCGCCAGCACCGATTCAACAGCAGCCACTTGGAAATAGACGACATGTACACACCCGCCTATGGAGATTTCGACTTTGACGAGGCCAAGTTCCCCAATGCCAGCGACATGTTCCGCCGTCTGCGTGATGCCGGCTTTCGCGTCACGCTCTGGGTTCACCCGTTTGTCAATTACAACTCGTCGTGCTTTGGTGAAGGAGTGGAGCGCGAGCTGTTTGTGCGCGAACCCACCGGCCGGCTGCCCGCGCTTGTGCGCTGGTGGAATGGCATCGGCGCGGTGCTGGACTTCACGCGCCCGGAGGCTCGGGACTGGTTCCAGGGGCACCTGCGGCGGCTGCGCTCGCGCTATGCCGTGGCCTCCTTCAAGTTTGATGCAGGAGAAGTCAGCTATTTGCCGCGGGACTTCAGCACTTACAGGCCGCTGTCTGACCCCAGCATATGGAGCCGACGCTACACTGAAATGGCGCTGCCCTTCTTCTCTCTGGCGGAGGTCCGCGTGGGCTACCAGTCCCAGAACATCTCGTGCTTCTTCCGCCTAGTGGACCGCGACTCCGTGTGGGGCTACGATCTGGGGCTGCGCTCGCTCATCCCCGCGGTGCTCACCGTCAGCATGCTGGGCTACCCATTCATCCTGCCCGATATGGTGGGTGGCAACGCAGTGTCTGAGCGCACAGCGGGCAGTAGCGACGTGCCCGAGCGTGAGCTCTACGTGCGCTGGCTGGAGGTGGCTGCCTTCATGCCCGCTATGCAGTTCTCAGTCCCGCCCTGGCAATATGATGCCGAAGTGGTGGCCATCGCGCACAAGTTTGCCGCACTGAGGGCCTCGCTGGTAGCGCCGTTATTGCTTGAGCTGGCTGGTGAGGTCACTGACACAGGTGACCCCATCGTGCGCCCCCTTTGGTGGATCGCGCCCGGGGATGAGACGGCACACCGCATTGACTCGCAGTTCCTTATCGGAGACACGCTGCTGGTGGCGCCAGTCCTGGAGCCGGGCAAGCAGGAGCGAGACGTCTACCTGCCTGCAGGCAAGTGGCGCAGCTACAAGGGTGAGCTTTTTGACAAAACCCCAGTGCTGCTCACCGATTACCCCGTCGACCTGGACGAGGTCGCCTACTTTACCTGGGCATCCTGACCCAGTCCAGGACCCAGGAACCCCACAGCCCTAACCTCTGTCTTCATGCAGGCCCTTAACCCTCCATCACAACCACACGGTGTAGCCCCAGGAAGTCCTCACCTCTGCACCACACACTGAGTGGGAGCTGACATAAATATGCTCCAGCCAGCTGAGGTAGGGCCAGGTGAGAGGGCACTGAAGCAACTTCCCATTCTAACGCACAATCCTCAAGCCCCTTTTTCTCTCCACACCTACTGTAGTCTGCAGAAACCTCTTCCCTGAGGTGGAAGAGAACTCAGAGGGGAAAAGTCAGCTATCCTCCTGTTACCCATGATTGtgttttaaaagcacaaaaagaaACCTTACCCTCCATCCTGGCCTGAATGGCCATCTTTGCCCTTCTGAGGTGGGGACTTGATCCTCAACATCCCAAAATAGCCCCTGCCACACTTAGGTTCTTGGAACATTCTTGATGCTGGAAGCCAGGGCCAGAGTTCCCAGTATTGGCCTGAAGTGTGGCTGACCTGGTCCTACCCCAGCTGGGGAGATGGGTTGGAGGTGTCTGGCCAACAGACTGGAGGGAGGAGGTCCCATCCGAGAGGACAGGATGACTGAGCAGAGCACGGAGCCATCACTGCTGTCCCTCATTTGTGAAGAGACTCCTAAGACTGCCCTTACCATCTAGGTAAACACATGTGCTCAGCCCTGGCCAGGGCCATGGCCTCATGGGCAAGGACTTGCAAGGCCACGCAGGCCAGACTTGATGCCTTAACTCaagaatctgtgtgtgtgtgtgtgtgtgtgtgtgtgagagagagagagagagagagagagagagagactgagagagaaagagacacagagagagaggcaccatGTGTCCCTGAATCCATGGAATGAACACAACACTCCTAAAGCTGGCGAAGCCTGGAAAGAGGGGCAGGGAGCAAATTGGAGGTTTTGATTGTTGAGCTGGCCCCCTCCTGGTTGATGTCCCTAGTACACTAGTAGGAAATAAACAGCCCTTTCATGATTTCTCAGCTGCTTCGCTTCCTGCATACATGGCAGGGGTGTGGCCTAAAAGGGAGAGATATTCTTACTCTGGTGGGGGTGTGCTTCTGCATGCGAACCCCATGTGCACATCAACACCTGTAAATAGACCGGGTAAGGTCTTTCATTTCagccattttctctttctaagaAGAGCAACCTCAGCCAGAGTGAATTTTCTCTGACCTTGTAGCTGAGTCTGAGGAAGCAGTGGCTTGCCTGAATGGGGAGGTGGGAAACAGGGCACCGCTCAGCTTCCTTCAACCCCTAAAGAATGTATCCTTTGGTCCACTCCTCCACCCTCTCTATTTTAACCCTGTGTGAAGAATGCCTAATGAGTTTGGGGGCACTCATGGATGTCCGTCCTGAATGCTGATTCTACCACTTGTCTACAAGCTGTGTGATTTTAAGTGAGCCACTTAATCTtgttgagcctcagtttcctcatgtgtaaaacaGTGATGATAATGCCTACCTCCCAGGTTGTTGCGGGAATTATAAGCACAGATGTatgtaaagtgcctggcacaagtaggtgctcaataaaaggtAGTTATTATACCATGACAcagtttcttggttttttttttttttatacaaaaataacAAGGATTTTTCCGGGCCCTAGCTCCCAGCTTCCTCTGGACCTACCTGTGACACACAGAGCACCCAGTTGAGCTCCAAGTTTGTGACCCAGAGGACACTGTATTCCAGGAAAAAGGCAAGAGGAGAGAGATCTGAAAATGGGATGTCAGGAGCTGAGATTCCTGGGTCCTCAGGAGATGGGGAGTAAATTAAttagcttccttctttttctcaagAGCATCCACCAATCAGTACTCAATGAACTTCCTGGGGCCCTGGCACCCACCTGTAGGCTGGGGAGTGACTGTAGAGGCAGAAGACCCAGCCTGCATCCTAGAAGTTTCCCTAAGTGGCTGGAGAACATGATTCACACTTGAATGGCCCTTCTGCTTTCTGTACAGTCTAAAGCCAGTTTAACCAACCtcttgagccttggtttcttcatctttattattattattattttttttttgagagtgagaaagagagagaataggagaggggcagagagagaatcttaagcaggctccatggccagcacagatcccaatgcggggctccatttcAAGACCCTAAGATTgtgatttgagccaaaatcaagtcagatgctcaactgactgaggcagctAGCCaccccagtttcttcattttttgaatgGAATTTCTAGGATTCATTGAGATATGCCTGTAAAGCATTAGATAAAAATTGGCAAAGagtaagtcctcaataaatggtaactCCTATCAACTCTTATTTTAGACAAGGGACgctaaacaagaaacaaagagaatctCCACCTAGAACCTGTGCTGTGCAATGTGGTAGTTACTACCCACATGTGgcttcttaaatttaattttaaaatgaattaaggcagcctgggtggctcagcggtttagtaccaccttcagcccagggtgtggtcctggagacctgggatcgagtcccacgtcaggctccctgcatggaatggagcctgcttctccctctgcctgtgtctgtgcctctctctctgtatgtgtctctcatgaataaataaataaaatccttaaaaaattttttgtgaatgaattaatgaaataaaatgtaaaatacagttCTTCAGGCACACTAGCTATATTTCAAGTGTTCAAAAGCCATATGTGACCAGTGGGCAGGGCAGATTATAGTTGCAGAAGGTTCTAGTGGACAGCCCAAGATGGAGCAGTGTATGCTAAGATGGCATGGGGAGGGATAAAGCCATCTGGCATGGGGGAGGCGGCATATACCCTTCCAAAGGGCATTAAGGGTCGGCAGCAGTGTCTTACAGCCTAGATGGGGGAGGAGGCCGACCATACCCACTGAGTACTCACTGTATGCTGGGACAGGGCCAAAGGGAAGAGTGCTCTTTTCTTGCCAATTCCAGCAAACTGGCCCTTGGCTTGTGGTCTGGTTTCTAGTTAGGCTTCTGCCATTCTCGTTAATCACAAAAGcacagatgaacaaactgaagCACTGAGAGAGGGGGGTATTGGCAGAAGATTAGTAACCAAGAATAGACTGGAACCTCATGTTCTGCATCCAGACACCTAGAATTTCCTACCCAGTATTGTCCTACCTTTCAAAGGCACAGCCCATCCCTAGCCTATATACCACCAAAGATGGGGAGCCAGCTGAAATGTGTATCTCTGAAGCTGCCACCCAGTGGTTCTGGGTCAAgaagtggcggggggggggggggggtgggactTGAATGGCAGAAGCCATGAGAAAGAGCTGGATTTTGGGAGATAGGGGAAGGTGAAGAACTGGGCTAGAAGCTACCTCTCCCCTATTCTGGCCCCTCCCAGACTTGTCCAGcaccccatccctgccccatCCTCTTGTGCATTCCAAATTTATGTCTCTCCACACATCTGGATGGAGGGGGATGTTTCTACTTCATGGGACTTCCAGCTCCCTTGTATGGCCAGAATTCCTCATTTGTCTCCCCTGTAGTCCTGGGTTTTGTTGGTAGGGACTGATATGCAGGAATGAGGAACTCCTCCAGAGGTAATGGAGAGAGGGCCAGAGTGGCCGCTGCAGGAAATCTGGAACTGGGGCCCAGTGCTCCCATTCTGTGACCTGTGTACCCTGAGAGTCTGCCTTAGCCTCCCTTCTAAAACCACATGAATCAGCTGAACCCTAACCAAACCCTCTAAACCCAAGATGTAAGTTTTCTGAGGGTCTTTGCCCTGTTCCCCAAGGTTTGGGTCAAGTGTCCCTCATCCCAGTTGGCTGCAGAGCAAGCCTTCTGCTGGCTCGCCTCACCAGGTTTCTGGTCACTTCTCCCCTCCTCAGGTCCAAGGCCAATGCTGACCTCTCCAATCCCTTATTAATGCTAGCCTGTACCACTGCAGTGGCCTCCTAACTTTTTCCATTCTTGAACCCTTCAACCTAATCCATATAGCAGCTAAAGAAATCTTTCTGAAATTCAATCAAATCACTTAGAAAAATATCCAAGCTCTGATGTTCAAGGCCTCTAATATCTGAATACTTCTCatgcctctgtttcttttttattcacacacacatacgtatgAACATAGTTTGAAAAGCATTTGAAGAAATACTACCTTCTGTTCTGAGAACAGCTGCACAGCATATCCCTGCAAGGGGAGGTCTGCCTGGACCCAGCCTTGAAGAAAACCCACAGTGCTAACTGGGTGATTTCCTTTCCTGTCTTTGTCCAACTCAGTGGGGCTTCAGCAGACACCCTCCCTTCTCTGGCACACACCCCAGCTCCCAAGGAACAACCTGGTTTTTATCTTAAGGCTAGTCATTTACTTCATAACCAAGGATCTTCCCAGCAGcttgagggaaagggagagtccttttttttttttcagtgtactTTACCATTTTAAGGGAACATAGGGGAAAACAAAGgctgacctcttttttttttaaatatatatatattaagatataactgacataacattatattaatttcaggtgtacaatgtaagattcaatatttctatgtattgcaaaatgatcaacGTAGTAAGTTCAGTTAACATGTCACCATGCATAgttaccaaaaaaatatttttcttgcaaTGAGAACATTTCAGATCTACTCTCCTAGCTACCTTCAGATATGCAGTACAGTTTTATTAAcaatagtcaccatgctgtacattacatccccatgacttactaattttatagctggaaatttgtaccttttgactccttTACCCATTAGGGGAGGGGAGAATTCATGACCTTAATTAAGTGGCAAGCCCTGAAGTTGGCTAGGGTTGGGTGAGGAATGGGAAAAGACAAGGAGGGGATCCCGTCCTTGGGAGTCTCCAGTCTAAAGAACAGGAAGATTGTGCCTCTGTATTCTGTGTCCTTATGCTGTTTTTCCCTCCCAAGCCCCCCTTTTCCTTCCTCAAGGAGTCCAATTGAaaacttcctaaaaaaaaaaaaaaaaaaaaaaaaacttcctattACATAATCCTGAGCAGGAGGTGGGCTGGGAGGGTAAGGGGTAGAGGAAGGCACAGAGCAGTCTCACTGGGCACCTACAGCACAGCCTCAAGGGGACAGCAGGGGGTGCTGGCACAGCCCTCCTCTAGAAAAGGGACAGGTTGGGCCACAGTCTGGACCAATGGAAATGTAAGCCTCTGCTCCCCAAACAtgggagccccacttggggtcTCTCATATGAGTATGAGACcccaaaagtattttattttttaaaattttttttttaattttttttatttatttatgatagtcacagagagagagagagaggcagagacacaggcagagggagaagcaggctccatgcaccgggagcccgatgtgggattcgatcccgggtctccaggatcgcgccctgggccaaaggcaggcgccaaaccgctgcgccacccagggatcccttaattgaAATTCTATCCTACCACCAAAACTACCATTATAAATTCATTCCTTTTGGGTCTTCAACTCAGCAAAGTGCCTACCATGTGGGTATAAGGCATCACATCTATGAGTCAAGAGGGCATTTTAGTTTTCCAGGGCCCCCTCTGGCAGGGGTAAATCTGTTAAATGCTTCTTCACCCTGTGGTGGTGGAGGCAGTACTGGGGTAGACAGGTGGAGTTCCAAGAGGAGCCTCTTCAGGTATAGGTGGGGAAACAGGATAATATTTATAGGGTGGGTGGTTATTAGGGAAGGCTTCCAGAACATGCTCTGGAGCTTGGAGGGCCTCAGATTGAAGGGGAAATTGTGGTCTCAGTCCCATATCTCTGGATGAGCTGGCCAGAAGCAAAGTGGGGATGATGACAAAGCCTACTTGCCTGCCACGTCCCAATCTCAGTTCCACTCTCTCTGGCCTCATCCACCTCCTGTCACATGCCCTCGTTCCACCCTGCTGTCAATTCTCCCTGCCAAAAGTGGATGAATACAATTTATGGGGCTCCCCTCACCAAAGTACCTGTGTTTCAATGGAAAACTCTGTAAGGCCCAGAGGAATTACTTCAAAGCCATATACATGGTATTCTAAAGCACTTCCCTTGGGCACTTCATCCTCAAAGCACCTCACATATGGGTAACTGCCAGGGCCATCTACCTTCttaagcctcaatttccccagCTATAAAAATGAGCAGCAAAATTAGGTCATTTTCCAGGTTCCTTCCAACTCGGATGTATAAGGTTTTAGCATCTTGAACTTCAACAGCCTCCCATGCTGAGAGCACGAGGCTGGCCAACCCTTGTTAGGAGGCAGCTAGTCTGTGGTTTGGCACCACTGCCCAGCCAGCATTTATTAAATCAGTGGGATGTGGTCCCTGCTGGCCTGGAAAGAGAACATTAAGCTCCAAAAACTTCCTGCAGCAGGCCTCCTTCAGAGAGCACTGCTCAGAGGGGTGAGGAACAAAACTACTCAGGTCCTTGGCGGTGCTCCAAGATCCTGTTCACTAGTATTTTTGCCCTGTCTGCACAGAGAGCCAGTGACTGAAAACATCTGGAAGCCTGGCTAAAGACCTGGGTGACTGCTCTTTCCTTCAGAGGTGGCTGTTCACGACCTTGGAAATCCAAATTGACCTTTGCCAATGCCCCTTCCCATCCAACCTTCTGCACTTCAATGGGCAACAGCCCTTTAATAAAATCTGCATGAATCCATTTGCTAACAGCTTCTGGAAGGGCTGGAGGATCTAACACCCGCCCTGCATTCCTTGAGCCCTAGTAGCAAGGGAAAACAGGGCTGAGACCCAACTCTTGTGCCTCTGGGTCTTACAAGTGGAattggagagaaagggagaaggtaggaagagagagacatCGATGATGAGAGCTTGCTAAAGGTGAAGGCAGCTGCAGGTGAGGAGTGCACCGGTGGAGTGATGGGGTTGCTGGGTAGCCTAGCAGAGTCCCCCTGGCCTGGGCGTGCCTCTTGCCAGTGACCTCAGGTCACTATGGCCCATGGTGACtctgggaggcagggctgggctgaGAGGTTTGGGTCCATGTGTCACTGACCTGGTGGTCCAGAGCTGCCTGTCCCTCGTCTCCCTCTTATGGCCTGGGCTATGTAGCAAATTCCTTGGGTCTCTATTTTAGGAAGTATCTACCGAGCACCTACCGGTGCCGGTGTTGGGGACAGGATACATTAGCGAGTAGAACAAACCCAATTCCTGCACTCTAGTCCCACTCGCTTGTATATCCTGTCTGACTACAGGTCACAAAGTCTCAGGTACACTGGTGGGGTGTGGTGAGAGTGCTTGGAGTTCCAGAGGCAGCAGAGCCACCCTAGCAGTGCCTTGTCTCCCCCATTCCAACTCCTCCCTTAGCTTTTCTGGGGTTAAGTGCATGGACACAGGATTCCCTCTGGCTAAGGTCAGAGCTCCTAATTTACTCTAGCTTTCTCCCCACCAAGGGCAAGAGTCCAAGAAAGACAACAGGTTAGATGGACAAACAAGCTGCCTGAAGTTTATTTATAAAGTACAAGGACGCACTTACCACGCctagacttttctcttttttaaaactcatttgtCTTCCTTTTCACTCTGCTGAGACTTTCCTTTCCTCTTAGAATTCTCAGCTGATTTTACTAACCTATCTGCTCTTTGCCATGATGAGCGAAAGACCAACACAACCTTCCCTGGAGCTGACGGTATTCATCTCAGAAGGCCCTCAAGGATCCTACTGAAGTAAATGACTCTCCTCTGGTCAGCTCAGGATGCTGTGGAGCAGAGAAACTGGTGTCCTTCTTGGAGCACTGCCTTCATTTCCTTGAACTGAGCCAACTGGCAGGCCTCATCTAGCCCCAGCCAGCGGTAGGCTTGGTGCTCTTGGGAGAGGCGGATCTCCACATCGTAGTCCTTCACCTCAGCCAGCCAGTAGATGACTATTTTAGGCTTGTTCCTGGCCACATAATTGAGCTCCCTTCTGAACCCCTCAATGATGGTCAGCTGGCCTGCTGCTATGCCTGCTTCCTCCTGAGTCTCCCGCAAGGCCGTTTCCAAGTCATCTTCTCCTGGTTCCACATGGCCTGgttaggaaaaaagaggaaaaggaggaagagataaTCTTTAGCAAAGTGGAATT is a window encoding:
- the MYORG gene encoding myogenesis-regulating glycosidase, which codes for MPQNPQEKSQAYPRRRPGSHADHRSPKAIAAAAMYTFLPDNFSPAKPKPSKELKPLLGSAVLGLLLVLAAVVAWCYYSASLRKAERLRTELLDLNRGGFSIRNQKGEQVFRLAFRSGALDLDSCSREGALLGCSRTADGRPLHFFIQTVRPKDTVMCYRVRWEEAAPGRAVEHAMFLGDAAAHWYGGAEMRTQHWPIRLDGQQEPQPFVTSDVYSSDAAFGGILERYWLSSRAAAIKVNDSVPFHLGWNSTERSLRLQARYHNTPYKPPAGGSAAPELSYRVCVGSDVTSIHKYMVRRYFNKPSRVPAPEAFRDPIWSTWVLYGRAVDQDKVQRFAQQIRQHRFNSSHLEIDDMYTPAYGDFDFDEAKFPNASDMFRRLRDAGFRVTLWVHPFVNYNSSCFGEGVERELFVREPTGRLPALVRWWNGIGAVLDFTRPEARDWFQGHLRRLRSRYAVASFKFDAGEVSYLPRDFSTYRPLSDPSIWSRRYTEMALPFFSLAEVRVGYQSQNISCFFRLVDRDSVWGYDLGLRSLIPAVLTVSMLGYPFILPDMVGGNAVSERTAGSSDVPERELYVRWLEVAAFMPAMQFSVPPWQYDAEVVAIAHKFAALRASLVAPLLLELAGEVTDTGDPIVRPLWWIAPGDETAHRIDSQFLIGDTLLVAPVLEPGKQERDVYLPAGKWRSYKGELFDKTPVLLTDYPVDLDEVAYFTWAS
- the NUDT2 gene encoding bis(5'-nucleosyl)-tetraphosphatase [asymmetrical]; protein product: MALRACGLIIFRRRLIPKVENPTIEFLLLQASDGIHHWTPPKGHVEPGEDDLETALRETQEEAGIAAGQLTIIEGFRRELNYVARNKPKIVIYWLAEVKDYDVEIRLSQEHQAYRWLGLDEACQLAQFKEMKAVLQEGHQFLCSTAS